TTTACCAAATTTTTTAATTTGCTCTTTAAGGGTCTACACCAATTTCCCCTATAGGTATTGTTGTTTCTTGCTTTTGGGTCATTCAAGCAGAACAATACATATTGGTCTCTTTCCATAACTAGTTGCATTTATAATATAGTTTTGTGACTgattttattaattacattttatgtgAACATCATTTTAACAGCatgatttttttaattgaaatccaaaaaattaaaatttaattccagaaatatttatttgttcatgttcactacatagttattttatatattatacattactttttatatatataaaatgaaaatctGATTTTCATTACAGGTAACGGACGTGGTATAAAGCACACATAATAGCTATAAAGAATAGGTTTGGATCTGAAATAATTGCATTACTAACATTATTAATGAACACAATTTTAAAAGCTCTACATGCATTTAAGGAAAATAATAGATAAAAAATGacataaatttctatttattttagggaTGGTCAAATatacacagagattacgagttttgcggtaacaggggtgcgttgctaatgagccgttttttctcaccgctcacttaagacaacgctggtattacaggtttttttaaacccggcgttagctgcaaaaaggtgagcgtagagcaaaatttagctacacatctcacctcaataccatcgttgcttacggtagcggtgagctggaaaaacgtgctcgtgcacgatttccccataggaattaatggggcagaatcggctgaaaaaaacctaacacctgcaaaaaagcagcgttcagccccattgattcctatagggaaacaaaagttatgtctacacctaacaccctaacatgaaccccgagtctaaacatccctaatcttacacttattaacccctaatctgccgaccctgacatcgctgacacctgcattatattattaacccctaatctgccgctccggataccgccgccacctatattatccctatgaacccctaatattctgccccaacatcgccgacacctacttttaatttattaacccctactctgccacccccaatgttgccgccacctaactacacttattaacccctaatctgccgccaacatcgccgccactattataaagttattaacccctaaatctaagactaaccctaaccccacctaacttaaatataatttaaaattatctaaataaaattactacaattaaataattcctatttaaaactaaatacttacctataaaataaaccctaagctagctacaatataactaatagttacattgtagctagcttaaggtttatttttattttacaggcaactttgtgtttattttaactaggtacagtagttattaaatagttattaactatttaataacttcctagttaaaataagtacaaatttacctgtaaaataaaccctaacctaagttacaattacacctaacactacactatcattaactaaattaactaaattacctacaattaactacaataaaataaaataaactaaagtacgaaaacctcccactaaattacagaaaaaaaataaaataattacaagaattttaaactaattacacctaatctaatccccctaataaaataaaaaaagccccccaaaataataaaaatccctaccctaatattttatatatttgaattgctggcttgtttaactgtttaacccctacctgcctgatacctgttaactggacattgcttgtttgataattctactggttaaccccaaactgcctgattacacgttgctggaactttgcttgctagactattctactgattaaccccatactgcctgattacacgttgctggacattgcttgtttgataattctactggttaaccccaaactgcctgattacacgttgctggacattgcttgtttgacaattctactggttaaccccaaactgcctgattacacgttgctggacattgcttgtttgacaattctactggttaaccccaaactgcctgattacacgttgctggacattgcttgtttgacaattctactggttaaccctgctgtgccaacttccagtttatttcagtgaatatattactgtagctgtcgcagggtcaggtcctggtatatactcacagtgctagggtgtttacaaacctcattctagcatttgggtctaactctggacttaacctatcctgacaacaatacccccccaacattaaaacccaccacccacacacccaaccctactctaaaacccacccaatccccccttaataaaacctaacactaaccccttgaagatcaccctacggtgagacgtcttcacccagctgggcacaagtggtcctccagaggggaaaaaaatcttcatccgatccgggcagaagagcacctccagacgtgcagaagtcttcatccagacggcatcttctatcttcatccatccggagcagagcgggtccatcttgaagccagccgacgcggaacatccatccagaccgacgacgaatgtcggttcctttaaatgacgtcatccaagatggcgtcccttgaattccgattggctgataggattctatcagccaatcggaattaaggtaggaaaaatcctattggctgatccaatcagccaataggattgagctcacattctattggctgagtggaacagccaatagaatgcaagctcattcctattggctgattggatcagccaataggatttttcctaccttaattccgatttgctgatagaatcctatcagccaattggaattcaagggacgccatcttggatgacgtcatttaaaggaaccgtcattcgtcgtgtagttgtCGATCTGGATGGAttctctgcgtcggctggcttcaagatggacccgctccgctccagatggatgaagatagcagatgccacctggaaagagctgattactttggggcaatgccccacaaaaggcccttttaagggctatttgtaatttagtatagggtagggatttttattattttggggggcttttttattttattagggggattagattaggtgtaatttgtttaaaattcttgtaattatttttttttttctgtaatttagtgggggggggtttcgtactttattttatttaattgtaggtaatttagtaaattaatttaatgatagtgtagtgttaggtgtaattgtaatttaggttaggatttattttacaggtaaatttgtacttattttaactaggaagttattaaatagttaataactttttaataactattgtacatagttaaaataaatacaaacttgcctgttaaataaaaattaaaacctaagatagatacaatgtaactattagttatattgtagctagcttagggtttattttataggtaagtatttagttttaaatatgaataatttagttaatgatagttattttattttgttttatttaaattatatttaagttaggggggttagacttagggttagacttaggtttaggggttaataaatttaatatagtagcggcgacgttgggggtgacagattaggggttaataaatgtagataggtgtcggcgatgttagggacagcagattaggggttaataaaatgtaactagtgtttgcgaggcgggagtgcggcggtttaggggttaatatatttattaaagtggtggcgatgtccggtcagcagattaggggttaaaaacgttatttaagtgtttgctatgtggggggggggcctcggtttaggggttaataggtagtttatgggtgttagtgtactttttagcactttagttaagagttttatgttacggcgttagcccataaaactcttaactactgacttttaaatgcggtaggagtcttgacaggagagggtctaccgctcacttcttccaagactcgtaatactggcgttatgcaagtcccattgaaaagataggatacgcaattgacgtaaggggattcacggtaagctcgagtcgcggaaaaaaagtgagcggtacacctgtacctgccagactcgtaataccagcgggcgttaaaaagtagcgttgggacctctcaacgctgctttttaaggctattgcaagactcgtaatctcgccaataGAATGCAGAGGCATCCTTAAAAATAGAACCTAATGTCCAGTAAACATCCCTTATGCCTTAGCATGGAAGATTGAAAAAAGGCCTAGGGTCATAACCTGTCTTTTCCCCTTGTGGCAGACGCTTattcaaaatattataaaaaaaaaaaatatgccaaaaataaataacattactctCATATTTCCTATCAACAGGTGAACTCTCAAACTGCAGTAATTCTAGTGCTGGTCAGTCTTCAAATGCTTCTTTCAGTCTTTTTAAAAATCAAAGAAGCCACATGGGAAATGTATGTTCTGACTGTGAGAAATGTTTTACTTGGAAAACAAATCTTGTTGATCATCAAAAAatgcatacaggagagaaagcattttcatgttctgaatgtgggaagtttTTTACTTGGACATCATCTCTTATTAAACATCACAAAATTGACGCAGGAGAAAAAGAATttccatgttctgactgtgggaaatgttttgatCGGGAAAAAAGTcttattgatcatcagaaaattcacacaggagaaaaagcattttcatgttctgaatgtgggaaatgttttactcagaaatcacatcttattaggcATCATCAAATTCACACagttgaaaaagcattttcatgttctgaatgtgggaaatgttttacttggaaatcaAATCTCGTTGATCATCAAAAAatacatacaggagagaaagcattttcatgttctgaatgtgggaagtgttttactcagaaatcagctCTTATTAAGCATCacagaattcacacaggagaaaaagcattttcatgttctgagtgtgggaaaTGGTTTATGCAGAAATCTGATCTTATTCGGCATcacatgattcacacaggagaatttcttttttcatgttctgactgtgggaaatgttttaatcggaaatcaaatcttatcgatcatcaaaaaattcatacaggagagaaagcattttcatgttctgaatgtggcaaATGGTTTACTCTGAAATCATCTCTTATTAAGCATCACAAAGTTCACACAGGAGACATTTTTTttccatgttctgactgtgggaaatgttttactgagaaatcaaatcttattaagcATCAAAAacttcacacaggagaaaaagaatttccatgttctgactgtgggaaatgttttactcagaaatcaaatcttaataAGCATcaaaaaattcacacaggagaaaaagattttccatgttctgactgtggaaaatgttttactcagaaatcaaatcttattaggcATCATCAAATTCACACagttgaaaaagcattttcatgttctgaatgtgggaaatgttttacttggaaatcaAATCTCGTTGATCATCAAAAAatacatacaggagagaaagcattttcatgttctgaatgtgggaagtgttttactcagaaatcagctCTTATTAAGCATCacagaattcacacaggagaaaaagcattttcatgttctgagtgtgggaaaTGGTTTATGCAGAAATCTGATCTTATTCGGCATcacatgattcacacaggagaatttcttttttcatgttctgactgtgggaaatgttttaatcggaaatcaaatcttatcaatcatcaaaaaattcatacaggagagaaagcattttcatgttctgaatgtggcaaATGGTTTACTCTGAAATCATCTCTTATTAAGCATCACAAAGTTCACACAGGAGACATTTTTTtcccatgttctgactgtgggaaatgttttactgagaaatcaaatcttattaagaatcaaagaattcacacaggagaaaaagaatttccatgttctgactgtgggaaatgttttactcagaaatcaaatcttattaagcatcaaaaaattcacacaggagaaaaagaatttccatgttctgactgtgggaaatgttttactcaaaaatcaaatcttattaggcatcataaaattcacacaggagataaagaggtcgatttatgaagcagtggatgctgcttccgacccactcctctTCAGTTCCGCcttaagcagaagttaagaagcagtggtcataagaccgctgctccttaactcgtccgccacctctgaattggcggacagcaatcagcccaatcaaatacgatcgggctgattgacacccccttctagcggacgATCATCTCTTATTACACATCAAAAAATTCACACTGAAAAAAAAGCATTTTCATATTCTGTGTGTGGGAAATGTTTTCatcagaaatcaactcttattacgcatcacaaaattcacacaggagaaaaagcattttaatTTTCTGAGTGTGGGTAATGTTTTACTGGGAAATCAGATCTTATCATcacaaaattcatacaggagagataaCATTTTCATGTTTTGTCTGTGGGAAAGGTTTTAGTCGGAAAATGGATCTTAttaagcatcagaaaattcatacatgaaagaaagcattttcatgttttcaCCGTGGAAAATGTTTTATTCAGAAAACACATCTTAATAgacatcaaaaaatatatattaaaggaaaTCAGAGCTTAACCTCTCGTACAATGTATAAAATACTGTTGATGATTCTGGTCCTCTGGTGTACAAGCTCTTGATGCTGTTTAAAGATCCTTCTTCATCTCAAGTGGTTATGAGGTGGTCCTGAGTGTTTTTCATCCCAAGGGGTATCTGGAGTCCCTATATAGGTTTGAATAGTCAAGTGATCTGGCACAaattaaatatgaatttattttagtTTCATGTGCAGATCAAAGAAGTAGAAATATACCCAAAGGCTcttatttatatgttaataaatcCTTCTTTGAAACGTAGATGCTGTTGAAATGATTATTGTCAGATGATCACTGTGAtgtcagttttctttcatgtaagtggcaagagtccatgcgctagtgacgtatggaatatacattcctaccaggaggtggcaaagtttcccaaacctcaaaatgcctataaatatacctcccacctcactcatatcttaattgtacaaactttgcctctcatggaggtgatgaagcaagttgtgcttgatttctcttctgtgataggcgcttctaagcatattgaagcccagttgctctcaaagtacagtgtttgtctgagggatgtattgcctgatgatgccaggTTTTCACCTATTGGAAATcttttctaaggctctctgtaaatcggttgcagggattcatctgctgcctccctatacagatcgacattatactcctctaccattacctctgctgatacatttcagtactggtttggctgtctgctatatgtggatgggtgtcttgcaCGGtaattatatacttttattatattagaCACTCTCAGTTATGGATTGGGCACATTTTaattaaagttgttatatattgcctgtatacatgccttgagtcagcaattcagtgctcttttttagtgactttatttgtggctaaatatttgtcaaggttggtagagtctgtgaaacatacagggttttttttggagctagtaatttatttataaattaggatgctaagtagtATATTAgcttcatggaatgttgataatcacattttatgcagctataatagaagtatccattaggttttattttggtttatttaacttttttgtatatacaatcaaaattcttacctgctttttagagtgatatgtgtatgtattagaaatcctcttccactttgcatgtcgcgcatgtgatgatgctatttatgtcatagggtgacgtgtcatcaCTGTGTGCCATTTTTTTCCTCCAAAATTCCCGttataagctccgcccccagctcattcagtgctctCAGTGAACACTTTTATAATTTGTTTCGCTGTTTCCCATTCCTTTaagcctgatatatatatatatatatatatatatatatatatatatatataaataaaatatatatatatatatatatgtatatatgtatatcatatataggagcatggatataaatatgcagaattaatttatttttattttttctaattatttttatttagtatttttgcaattatgtctcaaacggaacctgcctctgatgttaccataggatatGAGCTGCATAAACAAGTATTTAACAAAGATAAGTATGTATGCTGTCATTAAGCTGATCTAAAATATTCAGCTTTATTATGTGGCACTTGTTtaacaaattattaaatatatctatgacaaacacacacactgttattccatctcagtctaaatgtacatagcattactgcagaaatgtaagattttattgctacagctatagagaaggcaatgactgctattttgccttcaaataaatgtaaaaggtttttgcaacattttcctaaacttagtgaattaagttcttaccttcagcatactgacatagcctctactgatggggtctcctttgattcagaggatgccacgtcagagactgatatagacaaatcttctattttatttaaattagaatatatttgttctctcttaaaggaagttttttttaaatttcctgatgataaagctcgtaatgtgattgctaaagaatggtctaagcctggttcctCTTTTaaaccttcttctaggtttaagaaattgtatcctttacctgtagccatggatcctttagataggaagcttgaatcttattcaagaagggcatatttacattctggc
This genomic stretch from Bombina bombina isolate aBomBom1 chromosome 4, aBomBom1.pri, whole genome shotgun sequence harbors:
- the LOC128657895 gene encoding gastrula zinc finger protein XlCGF26.1-like yields the protein MHTGEKAFSCSECGKFFTWTSSLIKHHKIDAGEKEFPCSDCGKCFDREKSLIDHQKIHTGEKAFSCSECGKCFTQKSHLIRHHQIHTVEKAFSCSECGKCFTWKSNLVDHQKIHTGEKAFSCSECGKCFTQKSALIKHHRIHTGEKAFSCSECGKWFMQKSDLIRHHMIHTGEFLFSCSDCGKCFNRKSNLIDHQKIHTGEKAFSCSECGKWFTLKSSLIKHHKVHTGDIFFPCSDCGKCFTEKSNLIKHQKLHTGEKEFPCSDCGKCFTQKSNLNKHQKIHTGEKDFPCSDCGKCFTQKSNLIRHHQIHTVEKAFSCSECGKCFTWKSNLVDHQKIHTGEKAFSCSECGKCFTQKSALIKHHRIHTGEKAFSCSECGKWFMQKSDLIRHHMIHTGEFLFSCSDCGKCFNRKSNLINHQKIHTGEKAFSCSECGKWFTLKSSLIKHHKVHTGDIFFPCSDCGKCFTEKSNLIKNQRIHTGEKEFPCSDCGKCFTQKSNLIKHQKIHTGEKEFPCSDCGKCFTQKSN